A window of Chryseobacterium sp. IHB B 17019 genomic DNA:
CAGAAAGATTAGGTATTGAAAACGATCTTAATGCAAGAATGCAGTTGGATGGTTCTATCGTAAATCTTACTGTAAATGGGGTAACAATAAAAGATGTTCCTGTATTCGTTCAACCAGGACAAGCTGAAGGATCTGTAGGTCTTGCGCTTGGATATGGTAAGAAAAACTCAGGAGCTACAGCTGATACAGGTGTAAATGCTTATCCTTTATTTGATGGTTCTAACTTAGCTTTATCTAATGTTAAAATCGAAAAAACAGGAGAAGATCATGAATTTGCAGGTATCCAGCTTCAGAATACATTAATGGGACGTTATGAAATTGCTAAGGAAGTTCCTTTGGCTGATTTCTTAAATGTAGCATTTGATGACGAACATGATGGATGGAATAAGCCTTTGGAATATCATACAATCAGCGGTGCTCTTCCGGCAAGAAAGATTGACCTTTGGGATTCTTTCGATGATACGGACGGGCCTCACTTCAATATGTCTATCGATCTTAACTCTTGTACAGGCTGTGGATCTTGTATCATCGCATGTCAGGCAGAAAACAACGTTCCTGTTGTAGGTAAAGAAGAGATCAGAATGTCCAGAGATATGTATTGGTTAAGAATTGACCGTTACTATTCTTCAAGACAGAAGGTAGAAGTTTATGAAGGATTAAAAGAAGGAATGGCTGTACCAGAATTGTACGGTACTGCATTCGGAGACGGAGGTGCATTGAACCACCCGGCTGATAATCCTGATGTGATCTTCCAACCGGTAATGTGTCAGCACTGTAACCACGCTCCTTGTGAAACGGTATGTCCGGTAGCGGCTACTTCACATGGTAAGCAAGGTCAAAACCACATGGCATACAACAGATGTATCGGTACAAGATATTGTGCAAACAACTGTCCTTACAAAGTAAGACGTTTCAACTGGTTTACGTATAACCTTAATGACAAGTTCGATTTCAATATGAATAACGACCTTGGAAGAATGGTGCTGAATCCGGATGTAGTGGTAAGAACAAGAGGGGTAATGGAGAAATGTTCATTATGTATCCAAATGACTCAAACTACTATTCTTGAGGCTAAGAAAGAGAATAGAGTGGTAAAAGACGGAGAATTCCAGACAGCTTGTTCAAAAGCTTGTACTACTGGATCTATCCAGTTCGGGGACATGAATGACAAGGCATCTGAAGTCAGAAAATTATATGCTGGCAACAGAAGATATTATTTACTGGAAGAGATCGGAACCAAGCCAAACGTGTTCTATCACACTAAAGTAAGAAACAGAGTAGAAAAATAAAGTTTAAATAATAAATAGGTAAAAAATGTCAGGACATTACGAAGCTCCGATAAGGGAACCTCTAATTATTGGTCACAAAACTTATCACGATATCACAGAAGATATCGCACGACCTATCGAAGAAAGAGCAGGCAAATTATGGTGGATTTCATTGTATGCAGCCTTAGTTCTATTCATCTATGGATTCGGGTGTATCGCTTATACTATCGGAACAGGTATTGGAGCATGGGGACTTAACAGAACTATTAACTGGGGATGGGATATTACTAACTTCGTATGGTGGGTTGGTATCGGTCACGCCGGAACCCTAATCTCAGCGGTATTATTATTATTTAGACAGAGATGGAGAATGTCTGTAAACAGATCTGCGGAAGCGATGACCATCTTCGCCGTAGTACAGGCAGCGATCTTCCCGGTAATCCACATGGGTAGAGTTTGGGTAGGATATTGGGTTTTCCCTTTACCAAACCAGTTCGGTTCTCTTTGGGGGAACTTCAACTCTCCTCTACTTTGGGACGTATTCGCGATCTCTACGTATTTCTCAGTATCAACAGTATTCTGGTTCATGGGACTAATTCCTGACTTTGCAATGATCAGAGACAGAGCAAAAACTCCTTGGACTAAGAAAATTTATACATTCCTTGCATTCGGTTGGGGTGGTAAAGCAAAACACTGGCAAAGATTCGAAGAACTTTCTTTGGTTCTTGCAGGTTTGGCAACTCCACTTGTATTCTCAGTACACACTACCGTATCTTTTGACTTCGCAACTTCGGTTATTAAAGGATGGCACTCTACAATCTACCCTCCTTACTTCGTTGCCGGTGCGATCTTCTCAGGATTTGCAATGGTACAAACACTATTGTTGGTTGCAAGAAAAGTATGTCACTTAGAAGACTATATTACAATGTATCATATCGAAATCATGAACATCGTAATTATCTTAACAGGTGGTATGGTAACTGTAGCTTATGCAACCGAATATTTCATCGGATGGTATTCCGGATCAAGATTTGAAGACTTTACTTATCTTTCTCCTGGTGCTGCTGTTGGACCTTACTGGTGGGCTTTCTGGTCACTAATTATCTGTAACCTTGTAGTTCCTGCTTCTTTCTGGTTCAAGAGACTAAGAACGAATATTATCTGGACTTTCATTGTTGCATTAATTATCAACATCGGTATGTGGTTTGAGCGTTTTGATATCATCGTTATCAACCTTTCCAGAGACTATTTACCAGGATCTTGGACAATGTTTAAGCCAACGATTATTGATGTGGGTGTATACTTAGGAACAATCGGATTCTTCTCTGTATTATTCTTATTATACGCAAGAACATTCCCTGTAATTGCACAGGCCGAATTAAAATCGATTTTGAAAATCTCAGGTGAAACTTATAAAGCAAAAGAAGGAGATGAGCACCACTAAAATTGTATACGGACTTTATGCTGACGACGACGATTTAATGAACGGCGTTAAAGCATTCAACGATAAAGGAATCGCAATAAACGAAGTATATACTCCGTTTCCGGTTCACGGACTAGATAAGGCTTTAGGTTTAAAGAAAACCAGAATCTCTGATGCTGCTTTTCTCTACGCTCTTTATGGTGTTACTATCGGTGCTACTGTAACCTGGTATGTAATGAATCATGACTGGCCACAAAATATCGGTGGTAAACCAGCATTCGATTGGGCACACAATATGCCGGCATTCGTAGTACCAATGTTCGAGCTTATGGTATTCTGTGCCGCTCACATGATGTCATTGACTTTCTTGGTAAGAAACAAAATGTATCCTGGAGCACCTGCACAAAACCCGGATCCGAGAACAACAGATGATAAATTCATGATGGAATTCGTAACGGAGGATGTAGAATCTGTAAAGCAGTTGCTAATAGAAACTGGAGTTGAAGAAATAACTGTTAAAGATGCTTAAAATGAAAAAGAATGTATTAAGAATTACAGCGGTTTTAGGGTTAACAACAGTTTTACTTAACTCTTGCGGACCGAAAGAAAATACACCATTAGTATATTTCCCTGATATGTATTTCCCGGTAGCTTATGATCCATTGATGAAAGCTCAGGATGCATATTCAGATCACGAAAACGAAATTCCTGCTTTTGCTAACAACAGTTTTGCAACAGGTCTTTCCCCTGTAGAAGGATCAGTAGCTCAAAATAAAGACGGTATTTTCGAAGAAGGATTACTTCCGAAAAATGTAGACGAATACAATGCAGGATATGATGCATCAAAATCAGTAACAGCTTCACCTTTAAATCCGGCTAACGCTGAAAAGGATATTGAAAGAGGAAAAATGTTATTCGATCGTACATGTGCTGCTTGTCACGGTGTAGGAGGAGATGGACAAGGACCAATTGTACAGTCAGGAGCTTTCTCAGGTGTACCGAATTATGCTGATAGAGAACTTACTGTAGGATCTGTTCATTATGTATTAACAAACGGTAGAAACGCGATGGGATCTTATGCGGGACAACTTAACGCTGGAGACAGATGGAGAGTTGCCATGTATGTAATGAACGCATTCAAGAAAGGAGCGGCGGCACCTGCTGCAGCTGCACCGGCAACAACAGGAGCAACACCTGCACCAGCAGCGGATGCAAAGACAGAAACTACCGAAACTAAAAAATAAGAAAAGAAATGTATAGTTTTTCACCAAAATTAAAATCAACTTCTATAATCCTTCTTGTTGTAGGTTTAGTTCTATTTGGTATCGGTTTCTTTATGAATAAAGGGATTTCTACAGAACAAATTGAACATATGATGGAGGCTGTTCATGCTTCCGGTCATACTGCTCCTACGCATTCTAGTGAAATGGTAGGACCTCAGGATCACACTGCTCACTTAGAGCATGCTACACTTCAGGTTCACAACCAGCCTTTAGCGGCAATACATTTTGTAGCTGTATTTTTCTTTGGAGTAAGTTGTGCTGTATTGTTTTTTTACTGTATTCAGCATGCAGCCCACGCAGGTTGGCCAATTATTATTACAAGAGTAATGGAAGCTATTGCTTCTTATATTCCATACGGAGGGGCTATTTTGATCATTTTAATGCTTCTGAATATCTTCCACCAGGGACACCTTTTCCACTGGATGGATCCGGATTTGACAGACCCTAACTCTGCTCATTTTGACGTGATCTTATTCGAAAAGAAAAGATTCTTAAATATTCCTTTCTATGCAATCAGAACTTTCATCTATGTTTTAGGTGCATCTTTCTTCGCATGGAAGCTTAAAGCTCAATCTAAAAAAGTAGACGATACCAAGTCTGATAAAGTAGAATATCAAATGCTTTACAGATGGGCAGTAGGATATATTGCATTCTTCGGATTTGCTTCTGCAGCTTGGGCTTGGGATTGGTTGATGTCTATTGACCCTCACTGGTATTCTACAATGTATATCTGGTATTCAATGGTTAGCTGCCTTTCAAGCGGAATCGCTGTTATCATTCTTTTAAGTGTTTATTTAAAGAAAAATGGATTCTTACCACAGTTCAATGACAATCACTTGCATGATTTAGGAGTATTCCTTTTCGCTACAAGTATGCTTTGGACGTATACGTGGTTCGCTCAGTTCATGTTATATTGGTACGCGAACGTTCCGGAAGAGGTTAATTATTTCTTTGGAAGATTCCAGCACTACTCTCCTACGTTCTTACCGATGCTGATTGTAAACTTCTTATTACCATTATTGGTTTTAGTAAGCAGCAGCATCAAGAGAAACTACAAAGTGGTTACAACAATGGCAGTAGTTGTTATTTTAGGACACCTTTTAGATTACTTCAACATGGTAATGCCGGGAACGGTAGGTCCATACTGGAAAACTCCTGAAGTATTCATCTTAATCTTAGGAGCAGTTCTATTTGTAGTTGGATTGTTTATGTTTACAGTGCTTTCAGCATTATCGAAACTTAAGCTTATCCCTACAGGGAACCCTTACCTACACGAATCTGAAATTTATGAGTATCCTTTCTAAGGAATTTGTAACAAGATAAAAATAAAAAAGACTGATTGTAATAATCAGTCTTTTTTTTGCAAAATATTAACCATTGTAACAAATTGGTTTAAAAACCAACCTATTAAGAAATACAAATTTATGTTCCTATTACAATTAAAAAACGATTTCGTTAATTTTATTTCTTTTATTAAAAGACCAAATGATTTTCAGCTAGAGATTCCAGCAAGAAGGAAATTTTCAATGATTTTTAATTTTTTGATTATTGAGACAATATTTACTTTTTTGGTTGTCTTTCCGATACTATTTCTTGTTAAAAAACTAATTTCGACTAAAAGTTTAAATCCAGATGATCTCAATATCCCCGACACCTTATTATTTAGATTTCTCTTAGCTGTTGTAGCAGCTCCTATTGCAGAGGAGTTACTTTTAAGATATCCTCTGAGGTATAATATTCTTTTTTCAAAATTAATAACGCGTGAAAAATGGAACAGAATTTTTCCATTTCTAGTGTATTTTCTTTCCTCAATATTTGGATTACTGCATTTGACTAATTATGCTAATGATTCCTGGAAGTTTTATGCGTTATTACCATTAATTCTAATCTCACAAATATGTGGTGGCTTTATTCTCAGCTATATCAGAATTAGATTAAATATTTTTTACAGCATATTGTACCACTGCATTTGGAATGCTTCGTTTGCCATTGTACTACCGTTTTTAACTATTACTTTTAATGATCCATATACATATTCAGGGAAGCATTATGATATCAAAATCCAAGAACAAGCCTTCTTTAATGAAAACAAACCTAAAACTTTAAAATTAAATGAAGCAGGTGAGAAAATTTATACATTAGATGCACAGCAGTATCAGCTGCAAAAAATCTCAGATACAATCTATGGAAAAGGGAAATACATAGCTGATGAAGAGGCTTGGATAAATATAAGTTTTAAATCTGAAAGAGGTGTTACCAAAGAAGAATTCAGGAAAATTTTACAAGAAGAATATACAATAGAAAAACCCATAGAATAAAAAATCAATTAAACATAAGTAAAATAAATACTATGAAAAAAAACTATTTAATGTTATTTTTTGTGCTGATGCTTAGCTTCATTAATGCACAAACCATTACTTTTATTTCCGAAAGAACAAACAAACCCCTTCCAAAAGTTTCAGTTTTTGGAAAAGACGGAAGCATTGTGGCGTATTCTGATATCGATGGAAAAATTGATAAACAGGTATTGAAGCCGGACCAGGAAAAATTTAAGTTGGTTCATAACAATCTTACCGTCGCTACACTTTCTTATGCAGACTTCAATCAAGACGTGATTAAAATAATTGATAATGTAAAAGATAT
This region includes:
- the nrfD gene encoding NrfD/PsrC family molybdoenzyme membrane anchor subunit, producing MSGHYEAPIREPLIIGHKTYHDITEDIARPIEERAGKLWWISLYAALVLFIYGFGCIAYTIGTGIGAWGLNRTINWGWDITNFVWWVGIGHAGTLISAVLLLFRQRWRMSVNRSAEAMTIFAVVQAAIFPVIHMGRVWVGYWVFPLPNQFGSLWGNFNSPLLWDVFAISTYFSVSTVFWFMGLIPDFAMIRDRAKTPWTKKIYTFLAFGWGGKAKHWQRFEELSLVLAGLATPLVFSVHTTVSFDFATSVIKGWHSTIYPPYFVAGAIFSGFAMVQTLLLVARKVCHLEDYITMYHIEIMNIVIILTGGMVTVAYATEYFIGWYSGSRFEDFTYLSPGAAVGPYWWAFWSLIICNLVVPASFWFKRLRTNIIWTFIVALIINIGMWFERFDIIVINLSRDYLPGSWTMFKPTIIDVGVYLGTIGFFSVLFLLYARTFPVIAQAELKSILKISGETYKAKEGDEHH
- a CDS encoding DUF3341 domain-containing protein — protein: MSTTKIVYGLYADDDDLMNGVKAFNDKGIAINEVYTPFPVHGLDKALGLKKTRISDAAFLYALYGVTIGATVTWYVMNHDWPQNIGGKPAFDWAHNMPAFVVPMFELMVFCAAHMMSLTFLVRNKMYPGAPAQNPDPRTTDDKFMMEFVTEDVESVKQLLIETGVEEITVKDA
- a CDS encoding CPBP family intramembrane glutamic endopeptidase, yielding MFLLQLKNDFVNFISFIKRPNDFQLEIPARRKFSMIFNFLIIETIFTFLVVFPILFLVKKLISTKSLNPDDLNIPDTLLFRFLLAVVAAPIAEELLLRYPLRYNILFSKLITREKWNRIFPFLVYFLSSIFGLLHLTNYANDSWKFYALLPLILISQICGGFILSYIRIRLNIFYSILYHCIWNASFAIVLPFLTITFNDPYTYSGKHYDIKIQEQAFFNENKPKTLKLNEAGEKIYTLDAQQYQLQKISDTIYGKGKYIADEEAWINISFKSERGVTKEEFRKILQEEYTIEKPIE
- a CDS encoding c-type cytochrome is translated as MLKMKKNVLRITAVLGLTTVLLNSCGPKENTPLVYFPDMYFPVAYDPLMKAQDAYSDHENEIPAFANNSFATGLSPVEGSVAQNKDGIFEEGLLPKNVDEYNAGYDASKSVTASPLNPANAEKDIERGKMLFDRTCAACHGVGGDGQGPIVQSGAFSGVPNYADRELTVGSVHYVLTNGRNAMGSYAGQLNAGDRWRVAMYVMNAFKKGAAAPAAAAPATTGATPAPAADAKTETTETKK